TAGCCTGGGCATAAAATCTATTTGTTTAGTCCTCCCTTGATGACTGATACATGCTCAAGATTGAGCTTGGTTATCAATGAATTACTCACCCAGCAAAACTTTGTAGAACAGCCCTGGCCCACAGGCAGCGGCACACAAGATACACCTGCGTTGCAACAGGCACACGCTCAGGCTGCTGCTCTCGCCCAGAGCATTGTGGCTGCCCCAGAGGTTGGCTGTGAGGTTAAAGGGGTGCCTTCTCCACCTCCATGCCCTCCAAATCCCTCTGACTTTCCCTTCTGGGTACAGGGAGCCCAAGAAGTTTTTTTGACTGCTCATTTTTGCTTGTAGACTGAACTGAGCTACCTCCAGAGGGCTTACAGAAGCAACCAAACTACAGAGCCAACAGTGTGGTGAACCAGCCTGCCTTTTGCACCAGTACTGCCACTTTCATGTGACAACATGCCCCAGCTGGCAAACCCTAGTTCCTTGGGGACAGCCTGGATCTGAAATGTTGGTACAAGAACATACCTGGTTCGCTCGAGGACCTTGGCTGCATCAGTTTTGCTCAGCAGCTAATGCCTGTGGCAGGGTGACCATAGCCTGTGTGGTCCAGGTCTTTGCTGGCAGGTAAAATGCCCCCGCTGCCTCTGGGCTGGTGGTCTTTTAAAGGTTTGAGTGAAATTTCTGCCCTTCTGCAAGGTGATAGCTTTGGACTGTGCGTAATGCTCACCCAAGTCATCTGTGctccagaaaacaaagtgaCTTCTGGCACCGAGGTGGGAGCTGTGTCATCCCAAAGCCCTACCATCTCATACCTGCACATCTTTGGTCTCCAAACACTAGGGATGTGCCGATGGAGATAAACACCCAACCACCTGAGGAGCAAGCCTGAGAGCCTCCCCATAGTGTGAAGGCCCCGTGTGCCAGGACAGTGATGGAGAAAGACCTTGCCAGCTTTCTGAGTAATGCCACTTTTACTAGCCCACCACGTCTGTTTGCCAGAAACCCTGGGGTGTTTGGACCGCTGGCATCCCAAGGGGTGATGCCATGTGGCTTCCCACATCCCAGCGCCTCTGTGATGAGCAGGGAACAGCCCATCTCCAGGAGGGACTTGGCAGCGTGGCTCTGTGCTTGGGGGAGCCCTCCAGCTTGGCATTTTGGGAATGTAACTCCCATGATGGTCCCTCCTTTTGGTCACATCCCTCTTCCCGAATGAAAAATGATACAGCAATGCCAAGATTTCCCGCCTCCATAGGTTAGGGAAACACCTGTGGGTGAAAGAGTTGGTCCCTTTCACTAGCTAATTAATTCAGTAAATTACAAAGGGAAATACATGctgggaaaagcaagaaaaatcccAAAAGTTAATCCCAGAGTTATTTCCTCCTGATACCTGGATAAAAACACCGTCTTTGGAGCTCTTCAGGTCAGTCGTCGGCGAGACCGGTGAACCCACATCAAAGAACAAGGTAAGATGTTGATTTTATCCTTTTGCTCTATGTGTTTGTGCGTGCTTCCTTGTATTCCCATTATGTAtctctgaaagtttttttttgttttattaataacCTTAATTTTCATTGCTAACAGAACTTGCATTTGATGTATGCTATTTCTGAgggaaagcattttcttttgtgatcAGACTTTGGTGATCTGCTTTCACTCACAGTtacctcctgctgcttctgccagcagacttaaaaatttaatttatctgtatgtatttttctcatgaaaatttttcaaaagtacTTTGTCCATTTACATGCAATCTTTTactggtttttggttttggtgtgggttttttttttccttcttttgggATCTTCTGTTAAATATTCgggtttatttgattttttttctcttgcacatGGGGAATACAAAAGAAACATGTAAGAGATACTAGTTAGTGTGGTTTTTTAATAGACATGTGCAAGTACTATATAAAATAAGTATATTTTCGTAAGCATCACAACTGTGTTAGTTAGAAAAAATAGCGAGGCAATATTATCTTCCTTGAGCAGGTCTCCCAGGCAGCCGGCTGTGCTTgcatctgcagcagcatgaAGGGATCCCACTTGTTCCCCTGCCTCCTCTCCGTGTCGTGCTGGTTGCATTTGACGCTGACAGCTGGGCACAAAATCTTCCACTTTGGACCCTGCAGGGTCTCAGTGAGCATGACCGAGATTAGGTCTGGTTTCACCGCAATTAAAGCCAACATCGTAAGTATTGCTCGGGGCTCTTGTGGAGCTGGGGAAGCTTTGTGGTCGGCTGCTCCCGAAGCCCCTCTGGAGCCAGCACGTACATCACCagctctgtcttctctgtgcaGCAAGCCAGAGATCCCATCAGGACCCTGAGCATCTTGTCGTACCCGCACTCCCTGCACAAGGTTAAGGTAGGTGTGTCCTTACCTCATCTCTAGTTTTTCTCTGAATAATTTTGCCCAGCTAGCATCCTAACAGCAGTCATGAGGTGTATGAGCTCAGGGCATTTGGGGAAGTTGTTCTATACCATCACTTTGTCTAAGTTCCTGCAAAATGCAGACGCCGAGCAGGTCAGGGAGGATAAAGTGATGCGGATCACGTATGCGAGAAGAGGTGGGTGTCCCACTGCCGGTTCCTGCCCTGCGGCAGGCTGCAGCGCACAGGGCTTTCGCCCTGACTGGCTTTCCAGAAATGGTGGGCAgagatttttgtgtgtgttgttgcACATGATGCTCCACTTACGGGAGCTTTAGCTGTGGCTTCCCACCGCCTCTGTCCGTGAAGGCATAGTAAGGTGAATCAGGATTTGGGTGGAAAGCAATTAAAGAATCCGAAAGCAGATGAATGTGATCTTGGGAGGTGAGATATATTACAAATAAGTATTTTGTGGCTCCCTTACACTCTGAAGCACTAGATGTGGGTCACTGTTTCAGGTGTCAGCCAGCTACAATATcagctatttattttgctgactAAGTGAGACGTGCTGAAGATGGCTCTCCTGAAAATCAgtctaaaataatttcccatATATATTATCAGATTACATCAGTCATCACTGAAAAAGCTTTATATGAATCCAAACATCCTGCTGTGCTCAGCTCCTGTGCTTGGTGTTACAGATAGTTTATTCTAGAGAAGGGCAGAAAGGTTGGTGACTACAGGTTTATAGCACTTTGGAGGACcgtttaaaaatgaaatatattccTTAAGTCTTCAGATAGATGCTGCATCATCCATCACCTTTTGAACTTCTACGTGGACAAAGTTTTCAAACACTGCAAGACCGAAGATTCATATGTGAACCGAAAAATCAGCAGCATAGCCAACTCCTTCCTCAGCCTGAAGAGGAAACTTGGGCAGTGTGTAAGTCTTGAGTATTGTTACCGTTTAGTTTTATCTGTCTGTACTTGGTATATAGATAAACCTAAACATTTTATAAAGTTATAACATCATTATTGATAAAAATGGTTTCAGCGAGAGTACAAAGAAGCGTGATCAGAAGAGTACATGTATCTGCTCAGAAATTGTTACACTTGCCCACTCATCAGCAAACTCCCACATTAGTTCTGAAGAACAATATTTATCCTGTCCCTCTGTCTGTCAAAATAAACTGTTCTTAGCTGGCGTCTGAGTTAAGGACCTGCAGCCCTTTCCGCAGCTTAACGAGGTCCCTGTCTACACAGTACTTTCCAGCATAATTAGAAAGTGGTCTCCTACTTTCAAAAATTAACCCTCTGAACTAATGAATTCTATCTTCTTTTTCTAGCATGAGCAAAACAAATGCACATGTGGACAGGAATCCCCTGAGAAGTTTAAGCAAATACTTGCCAACTATGAAGGGGTAAGTTGATAACTAAGCCTAGTAATTAACACAGATATTCAGATTCTCTTTACGTTAGCTTGTACTCGCTACCTTTGCTTACAACCTGTTCCTTGATATCATTTCAGCTGAACGTCACATCTGCAGCAATTAAATCCCTGGGCGAGCTGGACATCCTACTAGACTGGATGGAGAAATCTCGTTAGAGAGCAGAAGGCGTTAATGACCCACGGACGGCTGGGGCTAGCGAAGCTGCTGGGACATTGCTCACACCGGTGGTCAGTGGGAAAAtaatgttctgttttggttCAGTTTCTCACTGCTCACAGCTGTGTTCAGGCAAGTGCCGAGTGTTTCACTCGCCAGGTAATGGGCGAGCGCATCAGAGCCCTGCATTAATATGGAAATAGCGAGTCCGATCACATCAGCACAGCTCTCGCTTAGCTGACTTCTATCAAAGGATGCCCTCCAAGGGTAAATCTAAAAGCGTTTCTCTTGCTAGCAGACTAAGCTGTGATCATTTCATTGAAGTATTGTTTAAATTATACAATTTTTGTATAGGGAATGTGTATTCATGAGTGCTGAGTGCCTGCTGGAATGACCCTGGTGTAGTTAATGCTGTGGAGCAAGGCTCATGAATCTGGCCTCAGTCTtatgtggctgctgctgctgactgaTCTGGCTGAAGCAAGGTGCACAGTCTGAGAAATGCTTTCAAGAATAGGTTCTAGCAGACCTGCATTTCCTTTTGACATGGTATTTTCTGCCTTatcagtaaaagaaaagtttCTATGCAAGATATGTGGTCGCTGAAGAGAAAAGGGTTCTTGTATGCATTGTAATTTACTGACAGCAGTAAGTTTTGTGGAAGTCTGCTACAATTACTGTAAATAAACCCCACTTGAAACTGTTCTGAGTCTGTCTGTCAGAATTCTGAGGAATTATAAGTTTTCTGTTGGCAAAACTTTCTAAATTCACCGTGGTGCTCTTTGTAGCAGATACTGTCACTCCTGGTACCGCCAGCATCCCAGAGGTGATGCATCATTCCTGGCATGCCACAGAGACCAAAGTTGAGACCTGAGTGGCACTAAATCACCCCAGCTTGTCCCTGAGGCCATTTTTATTGCGCATTATGTACAGCTCTGGTCTGTTTTCACCCATTTTGGACTTTTTTAGCTGCACACACATTGCTGGTACCCATTGGTTCTGCATGCTGTAAATCCCTTTTCCACTGTGTTTTCCCACAAGGTGTTAATACACAACATCGCTGTAGCATCTGACCATGGCAGAGGTTTAATATGTTCGTAAATTAACCAAGACCATCCAAGTCATCTCTTCATGCAGCCAGGAGGTGTTATGCACTCCTGGTGTCAGGGGCCAGCTAAATGCTGCTTATTAGCACAAGCCAGAGCAGTCAGACGCTTATGTCCCTGGTAGCACTCTAGTCCTAATATTTCAAGTGATAAAGTCTTACTGCTGCATTCATTAGGGTAAAGCCTGAGTAAGGCCAGAGGGCAGATCTCTGACTTGCTGCGTTTTGCTCTAGGAAGCAACTAAGCTGAGCAAGGTGCGCCAAAACTCTTGCCAGCTGTGTTGGCGTGAGCACAACCGGGGCACTGCATGCCCTCCCCTGGCTCTGAGCAGCTCTCACCGCCGTCAGGGCCATATCGTCGCTCTAGGTCTGAATCCCTGAGGCTTGCATAAACCTCttcccagcacctctgcccccATGGGACAGCCCAAATCTCCAGCTCTCCCTTTCCTGCCCCTGGGTATggccaaacagcagcagccagggcgGACGGAGCGCTGGTTGTTTCCAGCTCAGGCAATTTGTAATGATGCTGCAGAGGTGACACAGGGAAGgcttcagctgcagaggagggTCTTTACCAGGATTTTGTTGTTAAGGAATAAAGTCCTTGCGTCCTCAAAGAGAACCTAGTTACTGCTTTGGTTTCATCCCCATCACAGGTAGACCCTGGTCAAGACCTCCAGCAGCAAACCAGCATTGCCAGAGCCTTGTGTCAGTCTGGTGGGCACTGCGCCTTTCCTCgggctgcagaggaggagggacagTCCTTGTCCCTTCCCAAAAAGGCCTGGTGGGTGACCTGGCTGGGTGAGCTCACCGTCATGCTGAGCAGGATATGGTGTTTCACTTTGAAAGGAAAGCTCTAGATTGCTCTCTATCCTTCCTCAAATATTTGTGTATGccaaagaaaagctttcaggGCTTTGATTCTCTTAATTTCTCATGGGT
The window above is part of the Falco biarmicus isolate bFalBia1 chromosome 16, bFalBia1.pri, whole genome shotgun sequence genome. Proteins encoded here:
- the LOC130159753 gene encoding interleukin-20-like; protein product: MKGSHLFPCLLSVSCWLHLTLTAGHKIFHFGPCRVSVSMTEIRSGFTAIKANIQARDPIRTLSILSYPHSLHKVKSSDRCCIIHHLLNFYVDKVFKHCKTEDSYVNRKISSIANSFLSLKRKLGQCHEQNKCTCGQESPEKFKQILANYEGLNVTSAAIKSLGELDILLDWMEKSR